Proteins co-encoded in one Deltaproteobacteria bacterium genomic window:
- a CDS encoding MBL fold metallo-hydrolase has translation MILKVYTVGPLDVQAYIIGCPDTGEAMIIDPAGSEEKLAKEITGSDLTLRYIINTHGHPDHTCGNQRMKALTGAPVLMHKADDLMFRNPETAEMFRAWGFEPAPPADEYIAHGDVIKIGNLRFEVIHTPGHSPGSVCLYGHGHVITGDTLFVGAVGRTDLPGGSLETLIKSLKIHIFPLPDSTIVLPGHDYGDRPTSTIGQEKRTNPYLTEF, from the coding sequence ATGATATTAAAGGTCTACACTGTCGGCCCCCTGGATGTCCAGGCCTATATAATAGGATGCCCTGATACGGGCGAGGCCATGATCATTGATCCTGCAGGAAGTGAAGAAAAGCTGGCAAAAGAAATCACCGGTTCAGACCTTACCCTGCGCTATATAATCAATACCCATGGCCATCCGGACCACACATGCGGAAATCAGAGGATGAAGGCCCTTACCGGTGCACCTGTATTAATGCACAAGGCCGACGACCTCATGTTCAGAAATCCCGAGACAGCCGAAATGTTCAGGGCCTGGGGCTTTGAGCCGGCCCCTCCGGCAGATGAATATATCGCCCATGGAGATGTGATCAAGATCGGCAATCTCAGATTTGAAGTAATCCACACCCCGGGACATTCGCCCGGCTCGGTATGTCTTTACGGGCACGGCCATGTAATTACCGGAGACACTCTGTTTGTCGGTGCTGTCGGCCGTACGGATCTGCCGGGAGGCTCCCTTGAGACCCTGATCAAGTCCCTCAAAATCCACATCTTTCCTCTTCCGGATTCCACCATAGTACTTCCGGGGCACGATTACGGTGACCGCCCCACATCCACTATTGGGCAAGAAAAAAGGACAAATCCCTATCTTACAGAATTTTGA
- a CDS encoding thioredoxin reductase, producing MDEKFIPLYDVIILGTGPAGLQAAIHAARKKTRVLVLGRPESSSLYKAHIENYCCVPGVKTGEELLSAGMQQAEYFGAEFLQEDAVATASLRGNAYQVTTESGKTYSAYALIISTGVARRGLGLKGEKDMVGRGISYCVDCDANFYRDAVVAVAGDGSAAAHGALTLSKIARKVTLITEDLKVSPALRAELEKGNVIMAAGCKIKELRGTDKLDAVVLSDGTELSLDGLFIEKGAKGAVELTSFLGVSLDPEKFTYIVTDEKQATNIAGIYAAGDICGPPFQMAKAVGEGCIAGLSAGSFALKRRRKETGAG from the coding sequence ATGGACGAAAAATTTATCCCTTTATACGACGTAATCATTCTTGGAACAGGACCTGCCGGGCTGCAGGCCGCAATTCATGCGGCAAGGAAAAAGACCAGGGTGCTGGTGCTGGGCCGTCCGGAATCCAGCAGCCTGTACAAGGCCCATATCGAGAACTACTGCTGTGTGCCCGGAGTAAAGACAGGTGAGGAACTCCTGTCAGCAGGTATGCAGCAGGCAGAGTATTTTGGGGCAGAGTTCCTGCAAGAAGACGCTGTAGCCACTGCTTCCCTCCGGGGTAACGCATACCAGGTAACCACTGAAAGCGGAAAGACATACTCTGCCTATGCCCTGATAATTTCAACCGGTGTAGCACGTCGAGGCCTTGGACTCAAAGGAGAAAAAGACATGGTGGGCAGGGGAATAAGCTACTGTGTTGACTGCGACGCAAATTTTTACAGGGATGCAGTAGTAGCGGTAGCAGGAGACGGGAGCGCTGCTGCCCATGGTGCGCTCACTCTGAGTAAGATAGCCAGGAAGGTAACACTCATAACTGAGGATCTGAAGGTGAGCCCTGCGCTCAGGGCGGAACTTGAAAAAGGAAATGTGATAATGGCTGCCGGATGCAAAATAAAGGAACTCAGAGGCACCGACAAGCTGGATGCCGTTGTGCTCAGCGACGGCACCGAACTTTCTCTTGACGGACTCTTTATTGAAAAAGGCGCCAAAGGGGCCGTGGAACTCACCTCCTTTCTGGGAGTAAGTCTGGACCCGGAAAAATTCACTTATATCGTCACTGACGAAAAACAGGCCACCAACATAGCAGGCATCTATGCAGCAGGGGATATATGCGGACCCCCCTTTCAGATGGCAAAGGCCGTTGGAGAAGGTTGTATCGCCGGTCTTTCTGCAGGCAGCTTTGCACTCAAAAGGAGAAGAAAGGAGACCGGGGCCGGATGA
- the argF gene encoding ornithine carbamoyltransferase, with protein MTKSPNPRHYLTVSDLSSDEILFLINRALKLKNRYKSGLPYRPATGKILGLLFEKPSTRTRVSFEAAMLQLGGNATFLSSRDLQLRRGEPLRDTARVLSRYLDCLVVRTFGHDVVDELARWSGIPVINGLTDQHHPCQVLSDIMTVMEYKDEDMGSLKVAWVGDGNNVAHSWIQAAGRLGFALVLACPEGYGPDKEILSKARAGSTAPITLTTDPEEAAEGADVINADVWASMGQEEEASKRRKIFAPYQIDRALLARAKTDAIVLHCLPAHREEEISEEVLEGRHSVVWDQAENKMHLHKAVLEWAMGLQDFRV; from the coding sequence ATGACTAAATCACCAAATCCCAGACACTATCTGACTGTCTCTGATTTATCTTCTGACGAAATCCTCTTTCTTATCAACCGCGCCTTGAAGCTTAAGAATCGCTATAAGTCCGGTCTCCCATACAGACCTGCCACAGGCAAAATCCTCGGGTTGCTTTTTGAAAAACCGTCTACAAGGACCCGGGTCTCCTTTGAAGCCGCAATGTTACAACTGGGCGGCAACGCGACATTCCTGTCTTCAAGGGACCTGCAGCTGAGGAGAGGGGAGCCCCTTAGGGATACGGCCAGGGTGCTGTCCCGGTATCTGGACTGTCTCGTGGTACGAACGTTTGGCCATGATGTAGTTGATGAGCTTGCCAGGTGGTCAGGCATACCTGTTATCAATGGACTTACTGATCAGCATCATCCATGTCAGGTCCTCTCTGACATCATGACCGTGATGGAATACAAGGATGAAGACATGGGGTCCCTGAAGGTCGCTTGGGTGGGTGATGGAAACAATGTGGCCCACTCATGGATCCAGGCTGCAGGCCGGCTCGGGTTTGCCCTTGTCCTGGCCTGCCCGGAGGGGTACGGGCCTGATAAAGAAATCTTGAGCAAGGCCCGGGCCGGGTCCACGGCACCCATCACACTTACGACTGATCCGGAAGAGGCGGCAGAAGGTGCTGATGTCATAAACGCGGACGTGTGGGCCAGTATGGGCCAGGAAGAAGAGGCATCGAAACGCCGCAAGATATTTGCCCCCTATCAGATCGACAGGGCACTTCTTGCCAGGGCCAAAACAGATGCCATTGTCCTCCACTGCCTCCCGGCCCATCGAGAAGAGGAAATAAGCGAAGAGGTGCTGGAAGGGCGGCATTCAGTAGTGTGGGATCAGGCGGAAAACAAGATGCATCTTCACAAGGCCGTGCTGGAATGGGCAATGGGATTGCAGGACTTTCGGGTATAA
- a CDS encoding aspartate aminotransferase family protein — MTIQSLSSCVADTYSRFPVTLVRGKGCRVWDDRGKEYLDFAAGIAVCSLGHCHPGVTEAIARQAGTLVHISNLYWTLPQLEVAHLLTENSFADRVFFCNSGAESVEGALKLARRYGHEIRGPDCYEVICLEGSFHGRTLATVAATGQPAFQQGFEPMPSGFIHVPPDSITALKLAAGQRTAAVLIEPVQGEGGVRPVSDEFLLAAREICDRLGALLMFDEVQVGMGRTGTLFAYEQTPVVPDVICLAKALGNGFPIGAMLAKEEVISCLRPGSHASTFGGNPVACAAAKVVIETLTSPGFLDRVKETGTYLKKGLESLAGRHPKAILEVRGRGLIQAIEFRKPVPELANRLMEEGFLVLLGQEKILRLVPPLIVTKAEIDAVLDALENNI, encoded by the coding sequence GTGACAATTCAATCACTCAGCTCCTGTGTTGCAGATACCTACAGCCGTTTTCCCGTAACTCTGGTGAGGGGAAAGGGCTGCAGGGTCTGGGATGACAGGGGAAAAGAATATCTGGACTTTGCTGCAGGGATTGCCGTCTGCAGCCTGGGGCATTGCCATCCCGGAGTCACGGAGGCAATAGCCCGCCAGGCCGGGACACTGGTCCATATCTCAAATCTATACTGGACCTTGCCCCAACTGGAAGTGGCGCATCTGCTTACGGAAAACTCTTTTGCCGACAGGGTATTTTTCTGTAACTCAGGAGCGGAATCCGTAGAGGGAGCCCTTAAGCTGGCCCGCCGTTACGGCCACGAAATTCGCGGTCCTGACTGTTATGAGGTGATCTGTCTGGAGGGATCATTTCACGGCCGCACCCTGGCAACAGTGGCCGCCACGGGACAACCTGCATTCCAGCAGGGATTTGAGCCCATGCCATCAGGCTTCATCCATGTCCCGCCCGACAGCATCACCGCCCTCAAGCTGGCTGCAGGTCAGAGGACCGCTGCGGTCCTGATCGAACCCGTCCAGGGAGAGGGAGGGGTGCGGCCGGTCAGTGATGAGTTTCTCCTTGCAGCCAGGGAGATCTGTGATCGCCTGGGCGCCCTGCTCATGTTTGACGAGGTCCAGGTGGGGATGGGAAGGACCGGGACACTCTTTGCCTATGAACAGACCCCGGTAGTCCCCGACGTGATCTGCCTTGCAAAGGCCCTTGGAAACGGGTTTCCCATAGGGGCTATGCTCGCGAAAGAGGAAGTGATATCATGCCTGCGGCCCGGGAGCCACGCATCCACCTTTGGTGGAAACCCAGTGGCCTGTGCTGCGGCAAAGGTGGTTATCGAAACCCTGACATCACCCGGTTTTCTTGACAGGGTGAAGGAGACGGGCACATACCTGAAAAAAGGTCTCGAATCCCTGGCGGGCAGGCATCCGAAAGCAATTCTTGAGGTGCGCGGCAGGGGACTTATCCAGGCCATTGAATTCAGGAAACCCGTGCCTGAATTGGCCAACAGGCTCATGGAAGAGGGGTTTTTGGTGCTGCTGGGCCAGGAAAAGATACTCCGCCTGGTACCGCCCTTGATTGTTACCAAAGCGGAAATCGATGCTGTGCTGGATGCACTTGAGAACAATATATGA
- the argB gene encoding acetylglutamate kinase produces the protein MDNLSRARILIEALPYIRQFADKTIVIKYGGHAMAEQSLKEKFALDIILMKYVGINTVIVHGGGPQISQIMERMGIRPMFVEGQRVTDDETMSVVEMVLVGTVNKEIVGLINRHGGRAVGLSGRDGDLIQADPMKIYKYTGDERPPEIIDIGKVGKVSVVNEGVLKALEGSGFIPVIAPVGVGPEGQAYNINADLVAGAVAGELKAEKLILLTDVSGVMNSKDELIPSMTADSVRKALEDGTVTGGMIPKLKACLRAVSNGVNKAHIIDGRKEHAILLELFTDAGVGTEIVR, from the coding sequence ATGGACAATTTATCACGGGCACGGATTCTTATTGAGGCCCTTCCCTATATCAGACAGTTTGCCGACAAGACCATTGTCATAAAGTATGGTGGCCACGCCATGGCGGAACAATCCCTCAAGGAGAAGTTCGCGCTGGACATCATCCTGATGAAATACGTGGGCATCAATACGGTCATTGTCCATGGAGGCGGGCCCCAGATAAGCCAAATAATGGAGAGGATGGGTATCCGGCCCATGTTTGTCGAAGGCCAGCGGGTCACTGATGATGAGACCATGAGCGTAGTGGAGATGGTGCTGGTCGGTACTGTCAACAAGGAGATAGTGGGCCTTATCAATCGCCATGGAGGACGGGCGGTGGGTCTGTCCGGCAGGGATGGCGATCTCATACAGGCTGATCCCATGAAGATTTACAAATACACCGGTGATGAACGTCCGCCTGAAATCATAGATATTGGAAAAGTGGGAAAGGTGTCAGTTGTCAATGAAGGGGTGCTTAAGGCCCTTGAGGGCTCAGGTTTTATACCGGTTATAGCCCCGGTCGGCGTCGGACCTGAGGGACAGGCATACAACATAAACGCCGACCTTGTTGCCGGGGCCGTAGCAGGAGAACTGAAAGCTGAAAAGCTCATACTCCTGACAGATGTCTCGGGGGTCATGAATTCGAAGGATGAACTGATTCCATCCATGACAGCGGATAGTGTAAGAAAGGCCCTGGAAGATGGCACTGTAACCGGCGGAATGATCCCGAAACTAAAGGCGTGTCTGAGGGCCGTCAGCAACGGGGTCAATAAGGCCCACATAATCGACGGAAGGAAGGAGCACGCCATTTTGCTGGAACTGTTCACAGATGCCGGGGTTGGAACGGAGATTGTCCGGTGA
- a CDS encoding HslU--HslV peptidase ATPase subunit, which yields MRPLTPREIETELDKYIIGQAQAKRSVAIALRNRWRRQQVPEPLRDEIAPKNIIMIGPTGVGKTEIARRLARLAKSPFLKIEASKFTEVGYVGRDVESMIRDLTHLAVDMVKSEEKEKVVAKAKDLAEEQLLNLLLPSVKKEQDTGETSTRKRFRQMLREGKLDDRFVELEVTQRPSSPMIEIFAAAGMEEMQSSIQEMLSSMLPDKRKRRHVKVSEAKKILEQEASGKLIDMDKVVKKAIARVEQSGIIFLDEIDKIAAKGGGGVGPDVSREGVQRDLLPIVEGTSVHTKYGIVVTDHILFIASGAFHVSKPSDLVPELQGRFPIRVELDPLTQKDFVRILTEPENALVTQYKALLATENIDLVFEPEAIEEIARISFEVNERMENIGARRLHTVMEKLVEEVSFEAPDVAPRQIMITAKYVQERLKHIVKDEDLSRFIL from the coding sequence ATCAGACCTTTAACCCCAAGAGAGATAGAAACCGAGCTGGACAAGTACATTATCGGCCAGGCACAGGCCAAGCGTTCAGTGGCCATAGCGCTCAGGAATCGATGGAGGAGGCAGCAGGTCCCTGAGCCGCTCAGGGATGAAATCGCCCCGAAGAACATCATTATGATCGGGCCCACAGGAGTGGGTAAGACCGAGATTGCAAGACGCCTTGCCAGACTGGCAAAATCTCCTTTTCTCAAAATCGAGGCGAGTAAGTTCACTGAAGTCGGATATGTGGGCCGTGACGTCGAGTCCATGATCAGGGATCTCACCCACCTTGCGGTGGACATGGTAAAATCCGAGGAGAAGGAAAAGGTGGTGGCAAAGGCCAAAGACCTGGCGGAAGAACAGCTCCTGAACCTCTTGTTGCCGAGTGTCAAGAAAGAACAGGATACGGGAGAGACCTCGACCAGAAAGCGCTTCCGCCAGATGCTGAGAGAGGGAAAGCTGGACGATCGCTTCGTGGAGCTGGAGGTTACCCAGAGGCCCTCTTCACCAATGATAGAAATATTTGCCGCTGCGGGCATGGAAGAGATGCAGAGCAGCATCCAGGAAATGCTGTCCAGCATGTTGCCTGATAAACGGAAGCGTCGTCACGTAAAAGTCTCTGAAGCGAAAAAGATTCTTGAACAAGAGGCCTCGGGGAAATTAATAGACATGGACAAGGTGGTGAAAAAGGCCATCGCCCGTGTCGAGCAGTCAGGGATCATCTTCCTTGACGAGATTGATAAAATTGCTGCCAAAGGAGGCGGGGGCGTCGGCCCGGACGTTTCAAGAGAGGGAGTACAGCGGGATCTGCTGCCCATAGTGGAAGGCACTTCTGTCCATACCAAGTACGGTATCGTAGTGACCGACCACATACTATTCATTGCAAGCGGTGCCTTCCACGTCTCAAAACCCTCTGATTTAGTGCCTGAGCTCCAGGGAAGATTTCCGATCAGGGTTGAGCTGGATCCGTTAACCCAGAAAGACTTTGTAAGGATACTTACAGAACCGGAAAATGCGCTTGTCACTCAATATAAGGCATTGCTCGCCACAGAAAACATAGATCTGGTGTTTGAGCCGGAGGCGATCGAAGAGATAGCCAGGATTTCCTTTGAAGTAAATGAGCGTATGGAGAATATAGGGGCAAGAAGACTCCATACCGTAATGGAAAAACTGGTTGAAGAGGTCTCTTTCGAGGCCCCGGATGTTGCCCCCCGGCAGATTATGATCACGGCAAAATATGTACAGGAGAGATTGAAGCACATAGTCAAGGACGAGGATTTGAGCAGGTTCATCCTGTGA
- a CDS encoding HslU--HslV peptidase proteolytic subunit: protein MKGRAKDSIYSTTVLAIRHNGETVLAGDGQVTMGNTIIKHNARKVRKLYDGKVLTGFSGATADAFTLFEKLEQKLEQYKGNLVRAAVELAKEWRTDKILRRLEALLVAVDEKNSFLISGSGDVIEPDDEILAIGSGGPYALSAAKALVAHSNLSAREIAEASLNIAASVCIYTNKNIIIESLKTQEE, encoded by the coding sequence ATGAAGGGCCGGGCAAAGGACAGTATCTATAGTACTACCGTCCTGGCTATCCGTCACAATGGCGAGACGGTGCTTGCGGGTGACGGGCAGGTGACAATGGGGAATACGATTATCAAGCACAATGCCAGAAAGGTAAGGAAACTTTACGATGGAAAGGTCCTTACCGGCTTTTCAGGTGCAACTGCCGATGCCTTTACCCTGTTCGAAAAACTTGAGCAGAAGCTTGAGCAATACAAGGGTAATTTGGTGCGTGCAGCGGTTGAGCTTGCCAAGGAATGGCGCACGGACAAGATTTTAAGGAGGCTTGAGGCCCTGTTGGTTGCGGTTGATGAGAAAAATTCTTTCCTCATCTCAGGCTCTGGCGACGTGATAGAACCTGATGACGAAATATTGGCCATAGGTTCCGGAGGGCCTTATGCCCTTTCTGCAGCAAAGGCCCTTGTGGCTCACAGTAATCTTTCAGCCAGGGAGATAGCCGAGGCCTCCCTGAACATCGCGGCCTCTGTTTGTATTTACACTAATAAAAATATAATAATTGAGAGCTTGAAAACCCAGGAGGAATAA
- the xerC gene encoding tyrosine recombinase XerC — MCVIEKTLPHFFSQGRAWFLMINEIKIFMDFLKVERNASPNTIAAYRRDIEEFGRYIGSGRNTTSITAKEIRTWLASMQKKGASRNTVARKLASIRSFFRFLLRQEIVERSPADGIRAPQTKKILPAYLSVDEAVSMVETGRRHGFQDFRNRAVLELLYSSGLRVSELSGLDVASVSLSPEMVRVKGKGNKERVIPFGSKAAEALKAYLPFRDALLERLHRGDEKAFFINRTGTRLSPRSIERLVARRRSEIGLNSPATPHTFRHSMATHLLESGADLRPIQEMLGHVSLATTQLYTHLDLSHLAEVYGSAHPRAKKEKLKSS, encoded by the coding sequence ATGTGTGTTATAGAAAAAACCTTACCTCATTTCTTTTCTCAGGGCAGAGCGTGGTTTCTGATGATTAATGAAATTAAGATATTTATGGATTTTCTCAAGGTTGAAAGAAATGCTTCTCCGAACACGATAGCAGCATACCGAAGAGATATTGAAGAGTTCGGCAGGTATATAGGCTCTGGGAGAAATACAACATCCATCACTGCAAAAGAGATAAGGACATGGCTTGCCTCAATGCAGAAAAAGGGGGCAAGCAGAAATACCGTGGCCCGTAAGCTGGCTTCTATTAGAAGCTTTTTCCGGTTCCTGCTCAGGCAGGAAATAGTTGAAAGGAGTCCTGCTGATGGTATAAGGGCGCCTCAAACAAAAAAAATCCTGCCGGCTTATCTCTCTGTGGATGAGGCCGTTTCCATGGTAGAAACCGGCAGGAGACATGGATTCCAGGACTTCAGGAACCGGGCCGTCCTTGAGCTGCTGTACAGTTCGGGATTAAGGGTCAGCGAGCTTTCAGGCCTGGATGTCGCAAGTGTTTCCCTCTCACCTGAGATGGTGCGTGTAAAGGGCAAGGGCAATAAAGAACGGGTAATTCCTTTTGGCAGCAAGGCGGCAGAGGCATTGAAGGCCTATTTGCCTTTCAGGGATGCCTTGCTGGAAAGGCTGCATCGCGGAGACGAAAAGGCGTTTTTCATTAATCGAACCGGCACCAGATTGAGTCCGCGGAGTATAGAACGACTGGTTGCAAGGAGAAGGTCAGAGATCGGGCTGAACTCGCCTGCCACCCCTCATACTTTCCGTCACTCCATGGCGACCCATTTGCTTGAATCAGGTGCGGACCTCAGACCGATTCAGGAAATGCTGGGTCATGTGAGCCTTGCGACTACGCAGCTTTATACGCATCTTGACCTGAGTCATCTGGCCGAGGTATATGGCAGTGCCCATCCCAGGGCAAAAAAGGAAAAGCTGAAGTCAAGCTGA
- the dprA gene encoding DNA-protecting protein DprA gives MDHEELKAWMGLQLVPGVGSMTLRRLVEHFGSARAVWEAGPADFSDIAQFPAHVRDALARGPDEKTIEHSIDVLERIGAWTMTFLSKDYPSLLNEIQNPPALLHGIGDPSSLKNRAVAVVGSRYPSSYGLDVARMLSSELVQHGYTVVSGLALGIDTASHEAALRSGGTTIAVKGCGIDVVYPRQNAGLVNRIADNGAVITELPPGSSPEAKNFPIRNRIISGLSLGVVIIEASMKSGSLITASCALDQGREVMAVPGSIYSYRSSGTHWLIKQGARLVENFTDITEELGSEKQGPNKDISPGVPGEHPELSPEEQKVFDKLGPYPQHIDDIAHLCGQPVAQVSGLLLQMELKDLIQAFPGQIYQLK, from the coding sequence ATGGACCATGAAGAGCTAAAGGCATGGATGGGGCTGCAGTTAGTGCCTGGTGTGGGGAGTATGACCCTGAGACGGCTTGTGGAACACTTCGGCTCGGCCAGGGCGGTATGGGAGGCCGGACCTGCCGATTTTTCAGATATAGCGCAATTTCCTGCCCATGTTCGAGATGCCCTGGCAAGAGGCCCTGACGAAAAAACCATTGAACATAGTATCGATGTCCTTGAAAGGATAGGGGCATGGACCATGACCTTCTTGAGTAAGGACTATCCATCGCTTTTGAATGAGATACAAAACCCGCCGGCACTGCTTCATGGTATCGGCGATCCCTCTTCCCTGAAAAATAGGGCGGTTGCTGTTGTCGGTTCACGATACCCCAGCTCCTATGGATTGGATGTAGCCCGAATGCTGTCATCTGAACTTGTGCAACACGGTTATACAGTGGTCTCCGGCCTGGCCCTTGGAATAGATACTGCTTCTCACGAGGCGGCCCTCAGGTCGGGTGGAACCACAATAGCCGTAAAGGGATGCGGCATAGACGTGGTTTATCCCAGGCAAAATGCAGGACTTGTCAATCGCATAGCAGATAATGGGGCGGTGATTACTGAATTACCGCCCGGTTCATCTCCGGAAGCAAAAAATTTTCCAATCCGCAACAGGATCATCAGCGGCCTCTCCCTGGGAGTCGTGATAATAGAAGCAAGCATGAAAAGCGGTTCCCTGATCACTGCTTCCTGCGCCCTGGATCAGGGCAGGGAGGTAATGGCGGTTCCGGGGAGCATTTACTCCTACAGGAGCAGCGGCACGCACTGGCTTATCAAGCAGGGAGCACGGTTGGTAGAGAACTTTACAGACATAACAGAAGAGCTTGGTTCGGAAAAACAGGGGCCCAATAAAGACATTTCGCCAGGCGTTCCCGGAGAGCACCCCGAGCTTTCACCCGAAGAACAAAAAGTCTTTGACAAACTTGGGCCCTATCCGCAACATATAGACGATATCGCTCATTTGTGCGGGCAGCCTGTTGCCCAAGTCAGTGGACTTTTACTCCAAATGGAGCTAAAAGACCTGATCCAGGCCTTCCCAGGCCAAATATATCAACTTAAGTGA